From Pseudomonas sp. G.S.17, the proteins below share one genomic window:
- the ychF gene encoding redox-regulated ATPase YchF — protein sequence MGFNCGIVGLPNVGKSTLFNALTKSGIAAENFPFCTIEPNTGIVPMPDPRLAALAAIVNPKRILPTTMEFVDIAGLVAGASKGEGLGNKFLANIRETDAIAHVVRCFEDENVIHVSNSVDPKRDIEIIDLELIFADLDSCEKQLQKVTRNAKGGDKDAVVQKGLLEQLIAHFTEGKPARTLMKTMNADDKAVVRGFHLLTTKPVMYIANVAEDGFENNPLLDVVRAIAEEEGAMLVPVCNKIEAEIAELDDGEEKDMFLEALGLEEPGLNRVIRAGYEMLHLQTYFTAGVEEVRAWTVRVGATAPQAAGVIHTDFEKGFIRAECIAYNDFIQFKGEAGAKEAGKWRLEGKDYIVKDGDVLHFRFNV from the coding sequence ATGGGCTTCAATTGCGGCATCGTCGGCCTGCCCAACGTCGGCAAATCCACTCTGTTCAACGCCCTGACCAAGTCCGGGATTGCAGCGGAGAACTTCCCCTTCTGCACCATCGAACCGAACACCGGGATCGTGCCGATGCCGGATCCGCGCCTTGCGGCATTGGCGGCCATCGTCAATCCCAAGCGTATCCTGCCGACCACCATGGAATTCGTCGACATCGCTGGCCTGGTTGCCGGTGCGTCCAAAGGCGAAGGCCTGGGCAACAAGTTCCTGGCCAACATCCGCGAGACCGATGCGATCGCTCACGTTGTGCGCTGCTTTGAAGACGAAAACGTGATTCACGTTTCCAACAGCGTCGATCCAAAGCGCGACATCGAAATCATCGACCTGGAACTGATCTTCGCCGACCTCGACAGCTGCGAAAAACAGCTGCAGAAAGTCACGCGCAACGCCAAGGGCGGTGACAAGGATGCAGTGGTCCAGAAAGGCCTGCTGGAGCAATTGATCGCTCACTTCACCGAAGGCAAGCCAGCGCGCACCTTGATGAAGACCATGAACGCCGACGACAAGGCCGTGGTTCGTGGCTTCCATCTGCTGACCACCAAGCCGGTCATGTACATTGCCAACGTCGCTGAAGACGGTTTCGAGAACAACCCGTTGCTGGACGTTGTTCGCGCCATCGCCGAAGAAGAAGGCGCAATGCTGGTGCCGGTCTGCAACAAGATCGAAGCCGAAATCGCCGAACTTGATGACGGCGAAGAAAAGGACATGTTCCTTGAAGCCCTGGGCCTCGAAGAACCGGGCCTGAACCGCGTAATCCGCGCTGGCTACGAAATGCTGCATTTGCAGACTTATTTCACCGCTGGCGTCGAAGAAGTCCGCGCCTGGACCGTCCGCGTCGGTGCCACCGCACCACAAGCCGCTGGCGTGATCCACACCGACTTCGAAAAAGGCTTCATCCGCGCCGAATGCATCGCCTACAACGACTTCATCCAGTTCAAGGGCGAAGCCGGTGCCAAGGAAGCAGGCAAATGGCGTCTGGAAGGTAAAGACTACATCGTCAAGGATGGCGACGTGCTGCACTTCCGTTTTAACGTCTGA